One window of Tepidanaerobacter acetatoxydans Re1 genomic DNA carries:
- the scpB gene encoding SMC-Scp complex subunit ScpB, with protein sequence MDIQKAMGIIEGILFISGEPVNIGEIAKVLGISNEQVMECVEQLQHYYDKPYHGLMVSKVGESLRLTTKPNIFPYIEAIFKPKIKSQLSKAALETLAIIMFKQPITRNEIEAIRGVNSEKAISTLQEKNLVFEMGRLDIPGRPILYGITEQCMDYFGLENIEDIVTDK encoded by the coding sequence ATGGATATACAAAAAGCCATGGGTATCATCGAAGGAATATTATTTATTTCAGGTGAGCCAGTGAATATAGGTGAAATTGCAAAGGTATTAGGCATATCAAATGAACAGGTTATGGAATGTGTTGAGCAATTACAGCATTATTACGATAAACCATATCATGGTTTAATGGTCTCAAAAGTTGGCGAGAGCTTAAGACTCACAACAAAACCTAATATATTTCCATACATAGAAGCCATTTTTAAACCTAAGATAAAATCACAACTTTCTAAAGCTGCTCTAGAAACATTGGCAATCATAATGTTTAAGCAACCCATAACCCGGAATGAAATTGAGGCTATAAGAGGTGTAAATTCAGAAAAAGCAATTAGTACACTTCAGGAGAAAAATCTTGTTTTTGAAATGGGACGTTTAGATATTCCTGGCAGGCCGATACTTTATGGTATAACGGAACAATGCATGGACTATTTTGGATTAGAGAACATCGAAGATATTGTTACTGACAAATAG
- a CDS encoding segregation and condensation protein A, with product MTLNIKIDAFEGPFDLLFHLIEKNQIDIYDIPIADLTEQYLSFIEEIRENKLDLASEFLVMAATLLSIKSKLLLPSNQNQEVQSELAAMEDDDPRDDLVNKLLEYKKFKEISLALKAKEEEQKLILKKPPEDLSYVWATDFSISKISLEDLKSSFISVMNKKKPEEKISKITKDSMPLSHKITEVYKTLKRLKSQVRFSKLFSYDASKTEIIMTFLAILELIKMNRILAAQEKQFGEIVLTCREA from the coding sequence GTGACATTAAATATTAAAATCGATGCTTTTGAAGGGCCTTTCGACCTTTTGTTTCACCTAATTGAAAAAAATCAAATAGACATATATGATATACCAATAGCGGATTTGACTGAGCAATATCTGAGCTTTATTGAAGAAATTAGAGAAAATAAGTTAGATTTAGCTAGTGAATTTCTAGTTATGGCTGCTACTCTGCTAAGTATCAAATCAAAATTACTGTTACCTTCGAATCAAAATCAAGAAGTGCAATCAGAGTTAGCAGCAATGGAAGATGATGATCCTAGAGATGACTTAGTAAATAAACTACTGGAATATAAAAAATTTAAAGAGATTTCTCTTGCATTAAAAGCTAAAGAAGAAGAACAAAAGTTAATCTTAAAAAAACCTCCTGAAGATTTATCTTATGTGTGGGCAACTGATTTTTCCATATCTAAAATATCTTTGGAGGACTTAAAATCTTCATTTATATCGGTCATGAATAAAAAGAAACCGGAAGAAAAAATCTCTAAAATAACCAAGGATTCCATGCCGCTATCGCATAAAATAACAGAAGTTTACAAGACATTAAAACGTCTAAAATCGCAGGTGCGGTTTAGCAAATTGTTTAGTTATGATGCATCAAAGACTGAGATAATAATGACATTTTTAGCGATATTAGAATTGATAAAAATGAATAGAATTTTAGCAGCCCAAGAAAAACAATTTGGAGAAATTGTTTTAACTTGCAGGGAGGCTTAG
- the trpS gene encoding tryptophan--tRNA ligase, translated as MKNDVVMSGMRPTGRLHMGNMMGALTNWVKLQDDYDCFFVVVDWHALTTGYQNTEDLKENIRQMVIDWISVGLDPKKCNIFVQSHVKQHAELHLLLSMITPLSWLERCPTYKEQLKQLESREINTYGFLGYPVLMATDILIYKANKVPVGKDQEAHIELSREISRRFNYIYKPVFPEPEALYTEFKVLPGIDGRKMSKSYDNYIEISAGPEVIKQKVKMMITDPARIRKNDPGHPDICNVYAFYTAFDEQNNIQELKEACEKGQIGCVECKKKLANLIINKMQPIHQKRKELEQNPKTIDDILDNGAKRARLVAEKTLEEVRNAMKI; from the coding sequence ATGAAAAATGATGTAGTTATGAGCGGGATGAGACCTACCGGTCGCCTGCATATGGGGAATATGATGGGAGCATTAACAAACTGGGTTAAATTGCAAGATGATTACGATTGTTTTTTTGTAGTAGTGGATTGGCATGCGCTTACTACCGGGTATCAAAATACCGAAGATTTAAAAGAGAATATCCGTCAAATGGTTATCGATTGGATAAGTGTTGGACTTGATCCGAAAAAATGCAACATTTTTGTACAATCTCATGTAAAACAGCATGCCGAGTTGCATCTTTTACTTTCAATGATAACACCGTTATCATGGCTGGAAAGATGTCCTACTTACAAAGAACAATTAAAACAACTGGAAAGTCGCGAAATTAATACCTATGGCTTCCTTGGTTATCCAGTTCTTATGGCAACAGACATACTTATTTATAAAGCAAATAAAGTTCCTGTAGGTAAGGACCAAGAAGCCCATATTGAACTATCACGGGAGATTTCTAGAAGATTCAACTATATTTATAAACCGGTTTTTCCGGAGCCTGAGGCACTTTATACAGAATTTAAGGTACTGCCCGGAATTGACGGAAGAAAAATGAGCAAAAGTTATGATAATTATATCGAAATATCTGCAGGCCCTGAAGTAATAAAACAAAAAGTTAAAATGATGATTACAGATCCTGCAAGAATCAGAAAAAATGATCCTGGTCATCCTGACATTTGCAATGTATATGCGTTCTATACTGCCTTTGATGAACAAAATAATATTCAAGAATTAAAAGAGGCTTGTGAAAAAGGTCAAATTGGATGTGTAGAATGTAAAAAAAAGTTAGCTAATTTAATAATTAATAAAATGCAACCAATACATCAGAAAAGAAAAGAGCTAGAACAAAATCCAAAAACTATAGATGATATTCTTGATAATGGAGCTAAGCGAGCACGTTTGGTTGCAGAGAAAACCTTGGAAGAAGTTAGAAATGCAATGAAAATTTAG
- a CDS encoding site-2 protease family protein, translated as MPYFLGPEMLLRIPALLLAITFHEYAHAKVSYSLGDPTPKWRGRLSLNPLAHLDPVGLLMLWLFKFGWAKPVEINPNYYKEPKKGIVLVSLAGPIANLILALLTMVILKLDIFHNGILDNFIYILFLYNLTLAVFNMIPIPPLDGSKILMGLLPARYSYEFSQLETYGPFILVLLVYFGLLNVILNPLIVFVHSGLNTLSDLLLLRF; from the coding sequence ATGCCATATTTTTTAGGTCCGGAAATGCTATTAAGAATACCGGCTTTGTTATTGGCAATTACCTTTCACGAATATGCTCACGCTAAGGTTTCATATTCATTAGGTGACCCAACACCTAAATGGCGAGGTAGATTGTCACTAAATCCGTTAGCTCATTTAGACCCTGTAGGATTACTAATGTTATGGCTTTTTAAATTTGGATGGGCCAAACCTGTTGAAATAAATCCAAATTATTATAAAGAACCTAAGAAGGGTATAGTGTTGGTTTCTTTAGCAGGTCCTATTGCTAACTTAATATTAGCGTTATTAACAATGGTTATTTTGAAACTAGATATCTTTCATAATGGTATTCTGGATAATTTTATTTACATTTTATTTCTATATAATTTAACCCTAGCTGTTTTTAATATGATTCCAATTCCACCATTGGATGGTTCTAAGATACTTATGGGACTATTACCTGCAAGATATTCCTATGAGTTTTCACAGTTAGAAACTTATGGCCCCTTTATATTAGTGTTATTAGTGTATTTCGGCCTATTAAATGTTATTTTAAACCCTTTGATCGTATTTGTACACTCGGGATTAAATACTTTATCTGATTTGCTATTATTAAGATTTTAG
- the lysA gene encoding diaminopimelate decarboxylase: MFCGTGRINKFNHLEIGGCDAVELAKEFGTPLYVMDENHIRENCRLYRDSLNNLHENSEVIYAGKAFLTMEMCKLIEEEGLSLDVVSGGELYTAIKSGFPSKRIYFHGNNKSYAELEMAAEYGVGRIVVDNFYELELLRDVAKKYQGKKIKILLRLTPGIEAHTHDYIKTGQLDSKFGFGMENGHAFMAVENALSIKGLKLMGFHCHIGSQIFEDEPFKDAAKIMIQFAKIVNERYDFRTREIDFGGGFGIRYTEKDKPLAVKNYIEVLVESVKEACKKHNMPIPKILIEPGRAIVGEAGTTLYTIGSIKNIPGVRKYVSVDGGMSDNIRPALYGAEYSAVIANKAGCPREEIVSIAGKCCESGDMLIWDINLPKIMPGDILAVFTTGAYHYSMASNYNMMPKPAVVFVKNKTARLVVRRQTYEDLLSNEVFMPNSKNISLASL; this comes from the coding sequence ATGTTTTGCGGGACTGGTAGAATTAACAAGTTCAACCATTTGGAAATTGGTGGATGCGATGCGGTAGAACTTGCAAAAGAATTTGGCACGCCTTTATATGTAATGGATGAGAATCATATTCGTGAAAATTGCCGTTTATATAGAGATAGTTTGAATAATTTGCATGAAAATAGTGAAGTGATTTATGCAGGGAAGGCTTTTTTAACTATGGAAATGTGCAAATTAATAGAAGAAGAGGGTCTCAGTCTTGATGTAGTATCCGGAGGGGAGCTTTATACAGCTATAAAATCCGGCTTTCCTTCAAAAAGGATATATTTTCATGGTAACAATAAGTCGTATGCCGAATTAGAAATGGCAGCAGAATATGGTGTTGGACGTATTGTGGTAGATAATTTTTATGAGCTTGAATTGTTAAGAGATGTTGCTAAAAAATATCAAGGTAAAAAAATAAAAATCTTATTACGTTTAACTCCCGGCATTGAAGCTCATACGCATGACTATATAAAAACCGGTCAACTTGATTCTAAATTTGGCTTTGGAATGGAAAATGGACATGCATTTATGGCCGTAGAAAATGCTTTAAGTATAAAAGGCTTGAAACTAATGGGTTTTCACTGTCATATTGGTTCTCAAATATTTGAAGATGAGCCTTTTAAGGATGCAGCAAAAATAATGATTCAATTTGCTAAAATTGTAAATGAACGATACGATTTCAGAACCAGAGAAATTGATTTTGGCGGAGGCTTTGGTATTAGATATACAGAGAAAGACAAGCCTTTGGCTGTAAAAAATTACATTGAAGTTTTAGTCGAATCAGTTAAGGAAGCTTGTAAAAAACATAATATGCCTATTCCTAAAATATTGATAGAACCAGGAAGAGCTATTGTAGGTGAAGCAGGTACCACCTTATATACAATTGGTTCCATAAAAAATATCCCTGGCGTTAGAAAATATGTCAGTGTTGACGGCGGAATGAGTGATAATATAAGACCAGCATTGTATGGAGCAGAATACTCAGCTGTTATTGCCAATAAAGCTGGGTGTCCGAGGGAAGAAATAGTTTCTATAGCCGGAAAGTGTTGTGAATCTGGAGACATGTTAATCTGGGACATAAATTTACCTAAAATCATGCCGGGTGATATTTTAGCTGTTTTTACCACAGGAGCATACCATTATTCTATGGCTAGCAACTATAATATGATGCCAAAACCGGCAGTAGTATTTGTAAAAAATAAAACAGCTCGACTTGTTGTTCGCCGCCAAACATATGAAGACTTGCTAAGCAATGAAGTGTTTATGCCAAATTCTAAAAATATTTCTTTGGCAAGCTTATAA
- a CDS encoding acyl-CoA dehydratase activase, translating into MQEYALGIDVGSVSTNLVLLDEKKRLVKKLYLSTAGNPIATIKNGFSILQEQLKDAKIYAVGTTGSGRQLASILVGADITKNEITAHATAALSYYPDTQTILEIGGQDSKIIILRNKTVVDFAMNTVCAAGTGSFLDRQAQRLQIPINQFGEIALRSKNPTRIAGRCAVFAESDMIHKQQMGHAIEDILKGLCEALVRNFLSNVGKGKDIRPQILFQGGVAANIGIKEAFEEQLKYNVAVPENYDVMGAIGAAILASDYIISHKKTTRFFGMDIAVQDYKVKSFECMGCPNNCEIIQLFSDKELKARWGDRCGKWSSTAAV; encoded by the coding sequence TTGCAAGAGTATGCACTCGGAATTGATGTAGGGTCTGTAAGCACTAATCTAGTTTTACTTGATGAAAAAAAACGTCTTGTTAAAAAGCTGTATTTAAGTACTGCAGGTAATCCTATAGCAACTATTAAAAATGGTTTTTCCATTTTGCAAGAGCAATTGAAGGATGCAAAGATTTATGCTGTAGGGACTACTGGAAGTGGAAGGCAACTGGCTTCTATATTAGTCGGAGCCGATATTACAAAAAATGAAATTACAGCTCATGCAACTGCTGCACTTAGTTATTATCCCGATACACAAACAATTCTGGAAATAGGTGGCCAAGATTCAAAAATAATAATACTTCGAAACAAAACTGTCGTAGATTTTGCCATGAATACAGTATGTGCCGCTGGTACCGGATCTTTTTTGGATAGACAAGCCCAGCGATTGCAAATTCCTATAAATCAATTTGGCGAAATAGCTCTAAGATCAAAAAATCCAACAAGAATTGCTGGACGATGTGCGGTTTTTGCTGAGTCGGACATGATACATAAACAGCAAATGGGTCACGCCATTGAGGATATTTTAAAAGGGCTTTGTGAAGCTTTGGTAAGAAATTTCCTTTCAAATGTAGGTAAAGGAAAGGACATAAGACCACAAATATTATTCCAAGGTGGTGTAGCAGCAAATATAGGCATTAAGGAAGCCTTTGAAGAACAACTTAAGTATAATGTTGCAGTTCCTGAGAATTATGATGTTATGGGTGCAATAGGAGCTGCAATACTAGCTTCAGACTATATCATTTCCCATAAAAAAACTACTCGCTTTTTTGGAATGGATATAGCCGTTCAAGATTATAAAGTTAAAAGCTTTGAATGCATGGGTTGTCCCAATAATTGTGAAATAATACAACTCTTTTCAGATAAAGAACTTAAGGCACGATGGGGCGACAGATGCGGCAAATGGTCATCTACAGCAGCAGTTTAA
- a CDS encoding acyl-CoA dehydratase activase-related protein — MKITFPHMGNIYIPLKTLFENLGFEVIPPPPCTKRTLELGVANSPEFACLPLKINVGNFIEAFEKGADTIVMAGGIGPCRFGYYGQVQKEILKDLGFDFNMIILEPPQGHFLELLKKINFITNKKNNSLKDIIKAVTLAWKKAVLLDKLDVEICKLRAIEITKGQSDKLYNYNLQRIIEINDANEMNAYEVEMTKNFSSIPINNDKKTIKIGIVGEIYTILEPFVNLDIEKQLGELGTEVHRNIYITDWVRENLLPSFLKPKDYKKMLDLSRPFINCFIGGHGQESIAQIVNFSKMGFDGVIHLLPFTCMPEIVAKSAIPKVSQEYSIPVMTIVLDEHSAETGFRTRLEAFIDMIYHNKEGKDFARVCTRN, encoded by the coding sequence TTGAAGATAACATTTCCACATATGGGTAATATATATATTCCATTAAAAACCTTGTTTGAAAACCTTGGCTTTGAGGTTATTCCACCACCTCCTTGCACAAAAAGAACTCTTGAATTGGGTGTTGCAAATTCACCTGAATTTGCATGTCTACCGCTTAAAATCAATGTTGGTAATTTCATAGAAGCATTCGAAAAAGGAGCTGATACTATAGTAATGGCTGGTGGTATAGGCCCATGCAGGTTTGGATATTATGGACAAGTGCAAAAAGAGATTTTGAAAGACTTGGGATTTGATTTTAACATGATTATTCTCGAGCCACCACAAGGTCACTTTCTTGAATTACTTAAAAAAATTAATTTCATTACAAATAAAAAAAATAATTCTTTAAAAGACATTATAAAAGCAGTAACATTGGCATGGAAAAAGGCAGTTCTTTTAGACAAATTAGATGTAGAAATTTGTAAACTAAGGGCTATTGAAATAACAAAAGGACAAAGTGACAAATTATATAATTATAATTTACAACGCATAATTGAAATTAACGATGCAAACGAAATGAATGCATATGAAGTTGAAATGACAAAAAATTTTTCATCTATACCAATCAATAATGATAAAAAGACTATAAAAATTGGCATAGTGGGAGAAATATATACTATTCTTGAACCGTTTGTGAATTTAGATATTGAAAAGCAATTAGGAGAACTAGGAACTGAAGTACATAGAAATATATATATTACTGATTGGGTACGTGAAAATCTCTTACCATCGTTTTTGAAGCCCAAAGATTACAAAAAAATGCTAGACTTATCTAGGCCTTTTATTAATTGTTTTATAGGAGGACATGGCCAAGAATCAATAGCTCAGATTGTCAATTTTTCCAAGATGGGTTTTGATGGCGTTATTCATCTTCTTCCTTTTACTTGCATGCCTGAAATAGTAGCTAAAAGCGCTATACCAAAAGTAAGTCAGGAGTATTCCATTCCGGTAATGACAATCGTATTAGACGAGCACTCGGCTGAAACGGGTTTTAGAACTCGATTGGAAGCTTTTATAGATATGATATATCATAACAAGGAGGGTAAAGATTTTGCAAGAGTATGCACTCGGAATTGA
- a CDS encoding acyl-CoA dehydratase activase-related protein, whose amino-acid sequence MYIGIPRALFYYKYYPFWKNFFELLGYKVVLSSPTNKEIVKKGIELCVDDACLPIKVFHGHVADLIGKADAIYIPRIISIEPKEYICPKFLGLPDMIRNSIPNLPYIIEPELNLYRGKNKILNHILQISEFLNVSKRKAFIAYNKSLRIQRQFDSRLIEKQIIPQDALCNNQESSSNNSHIKNSNNLKVLLLGHNYNIYDDFISMGLVRKLQKQNINFITSEMVTEKIILEGTKKLEKNMFWTLGKQTIGTAYYFLDRKKVDGIIHVASFGCGPDSLVGELIEKRTKRDYDIPFLYLNLDEHAAEIGFNTRLEAFLDVLEGRKYFEDNISTYG is encoded by the coding sequence TTGTATATTGGAATACCTAGAGCGTTATTTTATTACAAATATTATCCTTTTTGGAAAAATTTCTTTGAATTATTGGGTTATAAGGTAGTTTTGTCTTCACCTACAAATAAAGAAATAGTAAAAAAAGGCATTGAACTTTGCGTCGATGATGCATGCCTTCCTATTAAAGTTTTCCATGGCCATGTGGCCGACTTAATAGGTAAAGCTGATGCAATTTATATACCCAGGATAATAAGCATAGAACCAAAGGAGTACATTTGTCCAAAATTTTTAGGATTACCTGACATGATTAGAAATAGTATACCTAATCTTCCATATATTATTGAACCTGAGCTAAATTTATATAGAGGTAAAAATAAGATTTTGAATCATATTTTACAAATAAGTGAATTTCTAAATGTAAGTAAGAGAAAGGCTTTCATAGCTTATAATAAATCGCTCAGGATTCAACGGCAGTTTGATTCTCGGTTAATTGAAAAACAGATAATTCCTCAAGATGCTCTATGTAATAATCAGGAATCTTCTTCTAATAACTCTCATATAAAAAACTCTAATAATTTAAAAGTTCTGTTATTAGGTCATAATTATAATATATATGATGATTTTATAAGCATGGGTCTTGTTAGAAAACTACAGAAACAAAATATTAATTTTATAACTAGTGAAATGGTAACAGAAAAAATCATTCTTGAAGGAACCAAAAAATTAGAAAAAAATATGTTCTGGACTTTAGGCAAACAAACTATTGGTACAGCATATTATTTTTTAGATAGAAAGAAGGTAGATGGGATAATTCATGTAGCGTCTTTTGGATGTGGTCCGGATTCACTTGTAGGCGAACTTATTGAAAAAAGAACTAAGCGTGATTATGACATTCCATTTTTATATTTAAATTTGGATGAACATGCTGCAGAAATTGGATTTAATACAAGACTAGAAGCATTTTTAGATGTATTGGAAGGAAGGAAATATTTTGAAGATAACATTTCCACATATGGGTAA
- the spoVAE gene encoding stage V sporulation protein AE, with product MDVISAFIVGGLICVIGQILMDATKLTPAHVLVFFVTSGAVLSGIGLYQPLVDIGKAGATIPLTGFGHNLVTGVIQDVDEYGLLGVFTGGLRAAAGGITAAIVFGYFMAVIFNPRSK from the coding sequence ATGGATGTTATAAGTGCTTTTATTGTTGGGGGCTTAATATGCGTAATAGGACAAATACTCATGGATGCAACAAAATTGACACCAGCACATGTTTTAGTTTTTTTTGTAACATCAGGTGCAGTTCTTAGCGGAATAGGTCTTTATCAACCGTTAGTAGATATCGGAAAGGCCGGTGCAACTATACCGCTTACAGGATTTGGTCATAACCTTGTAACCGGAGTTATTCAAGATGTAGATGAATATGGCCTTTTGGGTGTATTTACCGGAGGTCTAAGAGCTGCTGCTGGTGGGATAACAGCTGCTATTGTTTTCGGCTATTTTATGGCTGTTATTTTTAATCCAAGGTCTAAATAG
- the spoVAD gene encoding stage V sporulation protein AD, with translation MSIKKLGSQTIRFENPPSIIGAASIVGPKEGQGRFKDYYDLILSDNIYAESSWEKAEKKILKETIEIAIKNANLTTTKIEYLIAGDLLNQIISAGFAARELEIPFLGIYGACSTLAEGVTLGSIIVDGGFAENVVAAVSSHFCTAERQFRFPLELGNQRTPTSQWTVTGAGAMVLSSKQQNPRVTFATTGKVIDMGESDSNDMGAAMAPAAIDTIIRHFQDTGKTPDDYDLIITGDLGSIGKEITEELLKQKGYNMSNKYADCGVLIYYPEQDVHAGGSGCACSAVVTCGYIFKEMLKGQYNKVLLIATGALLSTTSSQQGETIPCIAHAISLENL, from the coding sequence TTGTCTATAAAAAAACTGGGCAGTCAAACTATTAGATTCGAAAATCCTCCTTCTATAATCGGGGCCGCATCAATTGTCGGTCCCAAAGAAGGTCAAGGCCGATTTAAAGATTATTATGATTTGATTTTAAGTGATAACATTTATGCCGAAAGCAGTTGGGAAAAAGCAGAAAAAAAAATATTAAAAGAAACCATTGAAATTGCTATAAAAAACGCTAATCTTACTACTACAAAAATAGAGTATCTTATTGCCGGTGACTTATTGAACCAAATTATATCTGCAGGTTTTGCTGCGCGTGAATTGGAAATACCATTTTTAGGAATATATGGTGCGTGTTCTACTTTAGCTGAAGGGGTTACACTAGGTTCTATTATAGTGGATGGTGGTTTTGCTGAAAACGTGGTAGCAGCAGTTTCGAGTCATTTTTGTACTGCTGAACGACAATTTAGATTCCCTTTGGAATTAGGGAACCAAAGAACTCCTACATCTCAATGGACAGTAACAGGTGCAGGGGCAATGGTGCTATCTTCAAAACAGCAAAACCCCAGAGTAACTTTTGCAACTACCGGAAAAGTAATTGATATGGGGGAGTCAGATTCTAACGATATGGGAGCAGCTATGGCGCCTGCTGCCATAGATACTATCATAAGACATTTCCAAGATACAGGAAAGACTCCTGATGATTATGACTTAATTATAACTGGTGATTTAGGAAGTATTGGGAAAGAAATAACTGAAGAACTCTTAAAACAAAAAGGTTATAATATGTCAAATAAATATGCTGATTGTGGGGTTTTGATATATTATCCAGAACAAGATGTTCATGCTGGAGGTAGTGGATGTGCATGTTCTGCAGTTGTTACTTGCGGTTATATTTTTAAAGAAATGTTAAAAGGGCAATATAATAAAGTGCTGCTGATAGCTACCGGAGCATTATTGAGCACTACAAGCAGCCAACAAGGAGAAACTATACCTTGTATTGCTCATGCAATTTCTTTAGAAAATTTATGA
- the spoVAC gene encoding stage V sporulation protein AC, with protein sequence MSVFTKEQKDYQNFVKQKRPKPPILKNVIAAFAVGGTICAIGQVILNFFVSRGMTPEQAGAPTSISMIFLGALLTGLGVYDKIGKFAGAGSVVPITGFANSIVSPAMEFKREGYVFGVAAKMFAVAGPVLVYGINSATIIGLIYYLIRL encoded by the coding sequence ATGTCTGTTTTTACAAAAGAACAAAAAGATTATCAAAACTTTGTAAAGCAAAAACGGCCAAAACCTCCTATACTTAAAAATGTAATTGCAGCATTTGCTGTAGGAGGAACCATATGTGCTATTGGTCAAGTAATCTTGAATTTCTTTGTTTCTCGAGGTATGACTCCTGAACAAGCCGGTGCTCCTACTTCCATTAGCATGATTTTTTTAGGAGCTCTTTTAACGGGTTTAGGAGTCTATGATAAAATTGGTAAATTTGCTGGAGCTGGTTCAGTGGTTCCAATAACCGGTTTTGCTAATTCCATTGTTTCTCCTGCTATGGAGTTTAAAAGAGAAGGTTATGTATTTGGAGTTGCGGCTAAAATGTTCGCCGTAGCTGGGCCGGTACTGGTATATGGTATAAATTCTGCAACTATTATAGGTTTAATTTATTATTTAATTAGACTTTAG
- a CDS encoding dodecin family protein, with translation MTVKVLELVGESKNSWQEAVQNAVEDANKTIRNITGVEVLNNTANVQNGKIVEYKSNVQIAFKVDGTTES, from the coding sequence ATGACAGTTAAGGTCTTAGAATTGGTAGGTGAATCCAAAAATAGCTGGCAGGAAGCAGTACAAAATGCAGTAGAGGATGCTAATAAGACAATTAGAAATATTACAGGAGTAGAGGTTTTAAATAATACTGCAAATGTACAGAACGGAAAAATAGTGGAATATAAATCTAACGTACAAATAGCCTTTAAAGTAGACGGAACAACAGAAAGCTAA
- the sigF gene encoding RNA polymerase sporulation sigma factor SigF: protein MSSEIIMELLKEAKRGEKKARDELVSLNLGLVWSIVKRFNNRGYEPEDLFQIGSIGLLKAIEKFDFSYDVKFSTYAVPMIMGEIRRYIRDDKPIKVSRSLKELGYKIQKTQEELTNTLDREPTINEISDEMEVPVEEIVMAMEASQSLVSLNDVVYQDDGSPIYLIDQLNENEYQENLLHDKIALKEALSKLDRDERQIITLRYFKDMTQIDVAKKLNMTQVQVSRLERKVLTKVKNLLS, encoded by the coding sequence ATGAGTTCTGAAATTATTATGGAACTTCTAAAAGAAGCTAAAAGAGGTGAAAAAAAGGCTAGAGATGAGCTTGTGTCCCTTAACCTGGGTTTGGTATGGAGCATAGTAAAGAGATTTAATAATAGAGGCTATGAGCCTGAAGATTTATTTCAAATTGGGAGTATTGGCCTATTAAAAGCAATAGAAAAATTTGATTTTTCATACGATGTTAAATTTTCAACATATGCTGTTCCTATGATAATGGGTGAAATCCGAAGATACATACGTGATGATAAACCCATAAAGGTATCTCGTTCGTTGAAAGAATTAGGCTACAAAATTCAAAAAACTCAGGAAGAACTTACAAATACTTTAGATAGAGAACCAACAATTAACGAAATTTCTGACGAAATGGAAGTACCCGTAGAAGAAATTGTAATGGCAATGGAAGCTTCTCAATCTTTAGTTTCGTTAAATGATGTGGTTTACCAAGATGATGGCTCTCCTATTTATTTAATAGATCAACTCAATGAAAATGAATATCAAGAAAACTTATTGCATGACAAAATAGCTTTGAAAGAAGCACTCTCAAAGCTTGATAGGGATGAGCGACAAATTATTACTCTTAGATATTTTAAGGATATGACGCAAATAGATGTTGCAAAAAAATTAAATATGACTCAAGTTCAAGTATCACGATTAGAAAGAAAGGTTCTGACAAAAGTAAAAAATTTATTATCTTAA